The Flavobacterium johnsoniae UW101 genomic interval GTAAATAATACCTATCAGTATTGGGTTGTAGATGCTTCACCTCTTACCGGTTCTCCATCTTTAGTAAAAACGGCCGACCCTTATTCTACTTTGGTTTTGTCTCCGTATGATGATCCGTGGATTCCGGCATCTTCTTATCCAAATTTACCAGCTTATCCAGCAGGACAGCAGTTTGAAGTTACGGTTCTAAAAACTGGTCAGACTCCTTATAATTGGCAGGTAACTAATTTTACAAAGCCCGAAAAAGAAAAACTGGTTATTTATGAAGTTTTGGTTCGAGATTTTGATGCAGCAAGAAATTACCAAAGTATAATTGACAAAATCGATTATTTCAAAAACCTTAAAATAAACGCTATCGAATTAATGCCGGTAATGGAATTTGAAGGTAATGAAAGCTGGGGTTATAATACTTCTTTTCACATGGCTTTGGACAAGTTTTATGGAACATCGGATAAATTAAAAGAACTAATAGATGTATGTCATCAAAACGGAATTGCCGTTATTCTTGATGTGGCTTTAAATCATGCTTTCGGAAGAAATCCAATGGTTAGAATGTGGATGAACGATCCTGACGGTGATGGTTTTGGTTCACCAACAGCCGAAAATCCATACTTTAATACAGTTGCAAAACATACATTTAGTGTTGGAGAAGACTTTAATCATCAATCAACAAGAACACAATATTATGTAGAGCGTGTAATTAAGCAATGGATTCAGGAATATAAAATTGATGGTTTTAGATGGGATTTAACAAAAGGATTTACACAGGCTTGTACAGCCTCAGATCAATCTTGTACAAATGCATACCAGCAAGACAGGGTAGATATTTTAAAGAAATATGCTGATTATTCATGGAGTCTGGATCCAACGCATTATACCATTTTTGAGCATTTAGGAACTGAAGCCGAAGAAAAACAATGGGCCGATTACAGAGTAACAGAAACTCCAAGTAAAGGAGTTATGATGTGGGGTAAAATGACAGATCCTTACAATCAATTGTCTATGGGGTATGCTTCTGAAAGTAATATTTCGAAAATGTCAAGTGCCAATCGTGGTTTTGCTGCAAACCGTTTAATAGGTTATGCCGAAAGTCATGACGAAGAACGTTTGATGTATAAAAATGTGCAATACGGAGCTTCAAACAGTGCTTATAATGTAAAAACATTAAATACCGCTTTATCCAGAATGTCGGCAATTGGAGCAGTTTCATTATTAGTTCCAGGACCAAAAATGATTTGGCACTTTGGAGAACTGGGCTGGGAGAGTTCAATTTTTACCTGTAATGATAATTCTGTAAATACAGATTCAGATAGTACAGGCGGAGATTGTAAACTAGATACCAAACCACAGCCTCAGTGGGTAAATAACTGGTTAGGAAATTCAAACCGTAATAAAATTTACAACGATTGGGCTAAGATGATTACACTAAAAAAGGCAGAACCTGTTTTTTTAGGAACTTCAACAATTCCAAATTCTAATTCGCTTACAGTAAACATTAAAATAACCAATGCAGGTTTAACTTCGGCACAATTAAAAGACGTTTTGATTTTAGCCAATTTTGACGTTACAGCGCAAAACGTTTCGACAGGTTTTCCGTATGCAGGAACTTGGTACAATTTAATGGATAATACTACAATAAATGTTACTGATGTAAATGCTCCGATAAATTTACCTGCAGGTGAATATAGAATTTATGGAAACAAAACTGCCAATTTAGCTATCGAAGATTTTGAAAAAGGAAGCACGGTGAATTTATATCCAAATCCGGTTTCAAATCATTTCACTTTAAGTACCGCAGTTTCAAAAGTTCAGATTTATTCAGTTTCAGGACAATTTGTAAAAAG includes:
- a CDS encoding alpha-amylase family glycosyl hydrolase, which encodes MKKTLLSIFLLMAVTVFAQQQTVTYSINPPTFEDTTPITITINGTSINESTWGVTGNALYLWSWSYDVNDTNQMDSPSNGSWTSSNEAAKFTYNAGTDTYTKTFTPSVYFGRNGIGRIGFLVKAKDGSGSKQSQDIVVEVGSFQVNLTSPVENSASIIASGSNFNIAATNTNGAASYSLKANGTVINTNASTASYSYSHINVTNNQTYELSVTQGSTTIVKKFSVVVNPNTVSQTMPAGLVDGINYNSNDTSKATLVLDAPLKDFVYVAGSFNNWQPTSAYAMKKDPVSGKFWLELTGLVSGVNNTYQYWVVDASPLTGSPSLVKTADPYSTLVLSPYDDPWIPASSYPNLPAYPAGQQFEVTVLKTGQTPYNWQVTNFTKPEKEKLVIYEVLVRDFDAARNYQSIIDKIDYFKNLKINAIELMPVMEFEGNESWGYNTSFHMALDKFYGTSDKLKELIDVCHQNGIAVILDVALNHAFGRNPMVRMWMNDPDGDGFGSPTAENPYFNTVAKHTFSVGEDFNHQSTRTQYYVERVIKQWIQEYKIDGFRWDLTKGFTQACTASDQSCTNAYQQDRVDILKKYADYSWSLDPTHYTIFEHLGTEAEEKQWADYRVTETPSKGVMMWGKMTDPYNQLSMGYASESNISKMSSANRGFAANRLIGYAESHDEERLMYKNVQYGASNSAYNVKTLNTALSRMSAIGAVSLLVPGPKMIWHFGELGWESSIFTCNDNSVNTDSDSTGGDCKLDTKPQPQWVNNWLGNSNRNKIYNDWAKMITLKKAEPVFLGTSTIPNSNSLTVNIKITNAGLTSAQLKDVLILANFDVTAQNVSTGFPYAGTWYNLMDNTTINVTDVNAPINLPAGEYRIYGNKTANLAIEDFEKGSTVNLYPNPVSNHFTLSTAVSKVQIYSVSGQFVKSFASNGNVDFQFGVSELQTGLYIVKASDENGKIQVMKFIKK